CTCGACTGACAATATAAAAAATTGCTTAATTTGGTTTTTAATCGAAGGTAGTTACGCATTTGCTACGCCTGATTTTCCTTCGAAAACCCTCGCACTCAAATACGCAACGTTCCTTACAGGATAAACGTTACCATACATACTAAAAAAATGCCGAGAATAGAACTTAAAACTGAAATAAAAGCTAATAAAAATATTGTGTTTGACCTTTCCAGAAGTATAGATTTACACAAAATTTCAACTGAACATACCAATGAACAAGCAATCGCTGGAAAAACTAATGGATTAATAGGAATGAATGAAAGTGTAACCTGGAGAGCAAAACACTTTGGGATTTATCAAAATTTAACCTCAAAAATAACGGAATTTAACAAGCCAAATTACTTTGCGGACGAAATGGTAAAAGGAGCGTTTAAGGAATTTAAACACGAACATCATTTTGCAGAATTGAATGAAGGAACACTTATGACAGATTTTTTTATTTACAAATCTCCTTTTGGTATTTTAGGAAAAATAGCTGATAAACTATTCCTTAAAAAGTATATGACTCAATTACTAACAGAGCGAAATAGAATTGTAAAAGACTTTGCAGAATCTGACAAATGGAAAGAAATACTAGCTTAATAAAAAATACGTGTGGTAACACCGCTACCGCCAAGCGCCGCTTAGTGGCGAAATGCGTAAGTATAAAGATTTACTACCCTTAAAACAAAAACCACCATACCTCAAATTAAATAGTAAAAAAATGAATTTAAAAAAACTCAAAATTCCATTAGTTATTTTATTACTATTCATAATAGCAGCAGGAATAATCTACATTCCAAAAGTCAAAAATGCTTTAGCTATGAGGGAAGCCATGAAGATGAAAAATATTGAATACACATTCATCCATATGGATAAAAATCTACCGACTAAAATAGTTAAAAAAGCAAACCATCCTTTTATATTTCCTCATATAAAAAACAGGCCATTCCCTACAAATTTTGTTTATAACGGCACTACCTATAACACCTTAAAGTTTATCGATTCTTCCAATACACAAGGGTTTCTTTTTATTAAAAACGACACCATTCAGTACGAGAATTACTGGAGAGGGCAAAAAGAAGATATCCAACACATCTCATGGTCTATGTCAAAGTCCTATATATCGGCTCTTTTTGGTATTGCCATAGAAGAAGGCTATATAAAAAGCATCCATCAAACCGTAGATGAATACCTGCCTGAGTTAAAAGGTTCTGGTTATGATGGTGTAAAAATAAAGGATGTTTTACAAATGGCTTCAGGAATAAAATTTAATGAAACGTATAGCGATCCCAAATCAGATATAAACAGATATTGGGACGGTTTTATTTATGGAAAGTCACAAGATAAATTTGCCAGTACTTTATTAAATGAAAAACCACCAGGAACTTACAATCACTATGTAAGTATAAATACACATGTATTGGGTATGATTATAGTGAAAGCTACAAATACAAGTTTAACCAACTATTTGCATGAAAAAATTTGGAAACCTATTGGTGCAGAATTTGACGCTTATTGGTTAACCGATGGAGAAGGAATGGAAATGGCGCTGGGAGGCTTGAATGCGTGTTTACGGGATTATGCGAAGCTAGGCCGACTCTATCTTAACAAAGGAAATTGGAATGGTACACAAATAGTACCTGCTGCCTGGATCGAGCAGTCTACCAGTATCAAGGAAGAACATTTAAGTCCACAAAGCAAAAATTCGGCGCATACAGGAATGGGCTATGGGTATCAATGGTGGATCCCAGAAGGGGAGGAAGGAGAGGTGCTCGCCATAGGTGTGTTTAATCAACACATCTATATCAACCCAACAACAAATACCATTATTGTAAAAAATTCGGCAAATAAAAATTATTATGATGCTAATAACCCGTACGCCTCCACAAAAACGCACCTAGAACTTTATAGAAAATTAGCTCATGGAAAAGAATAAGACGCTAATAGGAAGCCTTGCAAATTTAAAAATGCTTAAAACAAAAAGGTACTCTAAACAATTCAACGATTATTTTCAACCCT
The genomic region above belongs to Mariniflexile litorale and contains:
- a CDS encoding serine hydrolase gives rise to the protein MNLKKLKIPLVILLLFIIAAGIIYIPKVKNALAMREAMKMKNIEYTFIHMDKNLPTKIVKKANHPFIFPHIKNRPFPTNFVYNGTTYNTLKFIDSSNTQGFLFIKNDTIQYENYWRGQKEDIQHISWSMSKSYISALFGIAIEEGYIKSIHQTVDEYLPELKGSGYDGVKIKDVLQMASGIKFNETYSDPKSDINRYWDGFIYGKSQDKFASTLLNEKPPGTYNHYVSINTHVLGMIIVKATNTSLTNYLHEKIWKPIGAEFDAYWLTDGEGMEMALGGLNACLRDYAKLGRLYLNKGNWNGTQIVPAAWIEQSTSIKEEHLSPQSKNSAHTGMGYGYQWWIPEGEEGEVLAIGVFNQHIYINPTTNTIIVKNSANKNYYDANNPYASTKTHLELYRKLAHGKE
- a CDS encoding SRPBCC family protein; the encoded protein is MPRIELKTEIKANKNIVFDLSRSIDLHKISTEHTNEQAIAGKTNGLIGMNESVTWRAKHFGIYQNLTSKITEFNKPNYFADEMVKGAFKEFKHEHHFAELNEGTLMTDFFIYKSPFGILGKIADKLFLKKYMTQLLTERNRIVKDFAESDKWKEILA